The genomic stretch AGAGAtagagaagaagcaaaatttcaCTAGGAggcaaaatgaaattttgagatttcactAAGTGTTTTGGCAAAGGGATCTTCCACCAAAATCAAATGACGTCgttttgtgttttaatttttttttggtgtatctCACATTTCCGCAAGTGTCATAATAGGGAGTCTAGAggtacattattatttttatgtcaaataaaataaaaaaaattagagtataTATTATTGAGTTGATAACTAGTGTCATGATAGAAGTGTTATAATGGCACAAACCAGCAAGTGTCCTTATAGACATGTCAGAAAagaccatttttgttgtagtgaaaATGGTAGTCAAATTTCCTATTTGTTTAGAATTAAGAAGGTTATCCTATTCGTACAAGTTTAGGAATAGAATGGTTTCCTGTTGTATTGgatttttgaccaaataacattccctataaataggtgggttggcaTACTAAACAAGGACACATAAGGAGTACAAAAAGGGCAACATatagccttatacatgggggCGAAAGAGAATTCTTGAAAGATGAGAGATGGTAAACAAGAGTTGGATTTgggttcaagttgtattcttgtatagggttttcctctcataataaataACGGatttctctccgtggacgtagactcaatggtggagtcgaaccatgttaaatattgtgtgtcgcTTATCTTTCATGTTTGTGGCTTGTTTGTCATTAAATTATTAtatacttgatatctcaatagttgtttgttccgcgtttggatcctaacaagtggtatcagagcttggttaCGAAATGGGCTGTTCACAGCACTTGGATCCCAACAAATGTAATGGTTGGATTAAAAGTTTGGTTGTTCAAGGTTAGGTCCTAGTAAACTATTGAGATCAAGTGGATTAGCTGTTGTTaccaattgaacaatttaatggATGATATTCTTGTTTCAATCACTTAGCAAGAAGTATTGATGGTAAAGGATGGAAAGCCGAAAAGCATGGAGATACTTGACGATGAATCTAGGCAGGTGATTCAAGAGTCAAGAAAAAGGTGGAACCCAATGTTGATTTTGGATGTGAATCGGTGAAAACTTTTTCACACCTCCAACGATTGATATTTCATCCCGGTGGATTTTAGATGTTGGTTATGTTTTTTGAGTGGTGTGGCACGGTCCCCAAAGAAACAAAGAGATTAATTTTCATGCACCAAAGACTCAACAGGTTAAAGTTTTCATTAGGTGGAGTTTGGAAAACCAACACGTGGCGAGATGAGTTCTGAGGATGGGAACATGTATGGTGATTTAACACTTGGTTACCTATGACTAGGGTTAAGAGCTCACAAAAGGGATCCCAAATTGCAAGTGATGGTGAGAAGAAATCCTGCAAAGGGAGAAGTGAATTGAAGGCAATCTTCTCACGAGTCAACTGAAGTTGGATTCGAGGTAACTATATATGTTCATTTGCCGAAtgaatcaatttggtgtcaGGACTGTATTGATTCGGATGTGTAGTTCggtaccatattatttggtagttgaaagtaaatggttgctaaaagaaattttcgccaaggtggagatttgttaagaaattggcttaatttcttttaggtaggtttcttgttttgtgtggaagtaactaatttcctaattggttttagttacttgaaatagtagtcaaggaatttcctattttgtttaaaattagaagttattttttattctgtacaagtttaggaattagaattggtttcctgttgttatttggatttttAGCCAAATAATGTtccctataaataggtgggttggcaTACTACACAAGAACACACAAGGAGCACAAAAGGGCAACATGTAGTCTTATACATGGGAGTAAGAGAAGGTTTTTAGGAGATGAGAAatggtatacaagggttgggtttgggttcaagttatattcttgtatagggtttTCCTCTTATAATAAAGAACGGGCttctctccgtggacgtaggttCAATGGTGGGGTCGAACCatgttaaatattatgtgtcgtttatctttcatacttgtggcttgtttgccattaaattgttgtatatttgatctcaatagttgtttgttcTGCACTTGAATCCTAACAAAGAATAGTCCCCACTTCTTGTGATTTACATGGTTTGATGAGTAAGATTGCTCCATTTCAAAACacaaataattaactaagataGCTTTGAAGAGCAACCATATTGGTACTTGTTTTCATTCATATAGATTCTTTATAATTTCCATACGAGTTCTAAGGTTATGCAACGATGGAGGAAACTACTTTGTTATACACATTACTCTCCCTTTTCATCTTTGCTTTAGCTTTCAAGTCATTAAAAAGGAAAAGCCAAAATATCTTTCCAAGTCTAGCTCTAGCTCTCCCTATGATAGGCCATCTTCAACTCATAAAAAAACCTCTCCAACGCATCCTACACAAACTGTCTCAAAAATGTGGCCCAATCTTTTCTCTTAAGTTCGGCAACCGCCTTGTGGTTGTAGTATCTTCATCCTCTATGGCGGAGGAATGTTTGTCCAAGAATGATATCATGCTGGCCAACCTGCCGCAGTTTCTCATAGGCAAGTACATAGGATACAACTACAATAACCTAGTTGATTCCCCATATGGTGACCAATGACGCAATCCTCGTAAGCTTTCTGCTAATGAAATATTCTCTCCTACTCATCTAAACATGTTTTTATCCATTTGACGAGATGAAATCATGCGTTTACTTCAAAAATTGTATGAAATTTCACATGATGGTTTTGCAAAAGTTGAGCTGAAATCCAAGTTTTTAGAGCTTTCCTTTAATGTTATCATGAGAATGATTAATGGAAAGAAATATTTTGGTGAAGATGAAGAAAGCGATGAGgctaaaaaatttcagggccTTATTCGTCAAACGTTTGAACATGCTAGTGCATCAAATCCTGGAGATTTCTTGCGAGTATTGAGATGGCTAGACTACAAAAGTTTTGAAAAGAGTTTGGCAAGGATAAGTATGGATATGGACGTATTTTTCCAAGGTCTAGTTGAAGAACGCCGTAGTGACAAGACCAAGAATACCATGATTGACCATTTGCAGACACTGCAAGAATCACAGCCGAAATACTACAAGGACGAAGCCATTAAAGCAATGATTATGGTAAAGATTAATCAGTCAGTCTTCCTTAGATTTCATTTCCAAAATAAGAATGATTTGTTTCAGATGTCCttcataaaacaaaaattttattcCATTAaactttttagaaaattttatgcAAATCTCAAGTTCTCAGCACAAGTTATTTCGTAAATGCAGGTCCTACTGCTTGCTGGAACGGATACATCATCTGCCACCATAGAATGGGCAGGGTCTCTTTTACTCAATCATCCCAAAGTGTCGGAGAAGGCAAAAGCAGAACTTGAAACTCATGTAGGAATTTATCGCCTGATTCAGGAAGATGATTTATCCAAACTGCCTTACGTTCACAACATCATTTTGGAGACCTTGCGTTTATTCCTAGCAGTACCACATAAGTCTTCTGCCAGTTGCAAAGTTGGGGGATATGATTTTCAAGGCGGGAAAATATTGCTAGTAAATACATGGAGCATCCATAGGGATCCCAAGGTTTGGGATGATCCTACAAGCTTCAAGCCTGAGAGATTTGAAGGACTACAAGTGGAAACAAGCAAGCTGATGCCATTTGTGTTAGGTTTAGTCTCAAGAAATGGACCAACGAGAATAATAGGATTCTTGACAATTCAATAATgacaataacaaaacaaaaaaatcaaacaGAGAACACATGAAATTTACATGGTTCGTTCAAACTGACCAACGTCCACGAGCGAAGGAGTAGCAAATTTACTATAACAGAAAGAGAGTATAAAAGAAAGAGTACAAAATTCTAGGAAATAATTCCCAAATTCAAAAGACACCTAAAACTGAAAACACAAAAGAGTTTAAATAGTTCTAAATGCTTAATGGCCCAAAAGCCCATGATTTGCTCTTTTGGTTTGATACTAAGCCAAAACCTCTCTTAGACTCAGACGTGGGCCTCCCAAAAACTCTCTTGGACTGGTATATATGGCACTTGGACTAATGCCCTTTGCACAATTAAACTCACTTAAACCCGCTACATTTATAACCAACAAGAAGAGATACTTCTTTAGATAAGTTCCGATATGGGATACAAAGACACACTTAACAAATTTTCACCTTGGCGTGTATCCAACATAGGTACATAGTAAACAAATAGCAAACAAGTTCCACCTTCTCCATAAAAGTCCTAACGGATCTCAACGAACCACAAAAGTCCCAACGAACCATAACGAGCCACCAACGAACCAAAATACGAAAGGCTCAACAGGTCCCAACTGGCCAAATCTCAATAAGGTTCAACTGATCCCAACGGGCTAAAAATCACGAGCATAGTAATCTTGCTTCACCTTCTTCTCAAAACCCTCAACGAGTTCCAACGAGCCAAATAATTCTTCTCCAAAACCCAACTTAACtccaacaattttttttcttcactttCTGTAGAGCCCAAAACCTGTTATTGTCATTAAGAACCCAAAATCTGAAACTCTAATACCAATTTGTTAGGTCTGGTCCCAGGAAATTGACCAACAAGAATAATAGAGTTCTTGACAATTCAATAATGacaataacaaaataaataaatcaaacagAGAACACATgaaatttacgtggttcggtcaaactAACTTACGTCCACGGGCGAAGGGGTAGCAAATTTACTATAACAGAAAGAGAGtacaaaaccctagaaaattattCTCAGGTCCAAAAGGCACCTAaaactgaaaatacaaaaaagtCTAAATAGCACTAAATGCTTAATGATCCAAAGACCCATGATTTGCTATTTTGGTTTGATGTCAAACCAAAACTCCTCTCAAACTAGGGTATGGACCCCCAAAAACTCTCTTGGGTTGGTGCATATGGCATTTGGACTAATGCCCTTAGCACATTTAAACTCACTTAACCCTACTattgataggtcataatttgttgttaaatttataattattctccccctgattttagccaaatattattttaatcgtcggattctacttatatttggtattttgtgCTTATTTCAGGAGAAAGAATGAAAAGTGCTTAAAATCAAATTTCAGAGAACTTCTTGATGAGTAGGTATGCCCACGCCTAACTCCAGCCTTCTTGGCCGGACCTTCGGGATTATGTGCACATGGAAAGCTTCTTAGAATGAGTGGAATAGCTGGCTTCAAACCAGGAAATCACAAGACTCGTGGGCCGCAGAGGTGTAGAGGATAAAAACTCTAATCCTACAAAACGTCAAGGACTTGGAAGCTTACTTTTCTTTTCAGCGGCCAATAGGAACAAAGCCAGAATCACGTATGAATTAGACTAGCTTGAGTTTCCTTTTTCTAGCGGTCAGACGTCTTCTTTTAAGAGGACAATTCCCCTATCTTTTTATTCGGACTCCTTAGCCGGCTTTTGGGAGAGGAGAAAAAAGGATGAAAAAGCTTCGGTCAACCTTTTCTCAATTGCTTTGCACggcttgttctccattaatggagaactaagtTCTTATTTCTAGTCAATGGACAACTGAAAATTTGGTTCTgtaattactgtgagatcgaatttattttaatcgcttcctcatttattggtatttatatgattcccgcttttaattgttatagctcttgtgtatgattgattagtgcgcaataattaattattcat from Coffea eugenioides isolate CCC68of chromosome 8, Ceug_1.0, whole genome shotgun sequence encodes the following:
- the LOC113780217 gene encoding cytochrome P450 81E8-like; protein product: MRLLQKLYEISHDGFAKVELKSKFLELSFNVIMRMINGKKYFGEDEESDEAKKFQGLIRQTFEHASASNPGDFLRVLRWLDYKSFEKSLARISMDMDVFFQGLVEERRSDKTKNTMIDHLQTLQESQPKYYKDEAIKAMIMVLLLAGTDTSSATIEWAGSLLLNHPKVSEKAKAELETHVGIYRLIQEDDLSKLPYVHNIILETLRLFLAVPHKSSASCKVGGYDFQGGKILLVNTWSIHRDPKVWDDPTSFKPERFEGLQVETSKLMPFVLGLVSRNGPTRIIGFLTIQ